One window of the Macaca thibetana thibetana isolate TM-01 chromosome 1, ASM2454274v1, whole genome shotgun sequence genome contains the following:
- the TIMM17A gene encoding mitochondrial import inner membrane translocase subunit Tim17-A, whose protein sequence is MEEYAREPCPWRIVDDCGGAFTMGTIGGGIFQAIKGFRNSPVGVNHRLRGSLTAIKTRAPQLGGSFAVWGGLFSMIDCSMVQVRGKEDPWNSITSGALTGAILAARNGPVAMVGSAAMGGILLALIEGAGILLTRFASAQFPNGPQFAEDPSQLSSTQLPSSPFGDYRQYQ, encoded by the exons ATGGAGGAGTACGCGCGAGAGCCTTG CCCATGGCGAATTGTGGATGACTGTGGTGGGGCCTTTACGATGGGTACCATTGGTGGTGGTATCTTTCAGGCAATCAAAGGTTTTCGCAATTCTCCAGTG gGAGTAAACCACAGACTACGAGGGAGTTTGACAGCTATTAAAACCAGGGCTCCACAGTTAGGAG GTAGCTTTGCAGTTTGGGGAGGCCTGTTTTCCATGATTGACTGTAGCATGGTTCAAGTCAGAGGAAAGGAAGATCCCTGGAACTCCATCACAAGTGGTGCCTTAACGGGAGCCATACTGGCAGCAAGAA ATGGACCAGTGGCCATGGTTGGGTCAGCTGCAATGGGTGGCATTCTCCTAGCTTTAATTGAAGGAGCTGGTATCTTGTTGACAAGATTTGCCTCTGCACAGTTTCCCAATG GTCCTCAATTTGCAGAAGACCCCTCCCAGTTGTCTTCAACTCAGTTACCTTCCTCACCTTTTGGAGACTATCGACAATATCAGTAG